In Limibacter armeniacum, a single window of DNA contains:
- a CDS encoding PIN domain-containing protein, which produces MKSYVFIDHISAQDINPEGFDDNRWQFVFFLEKDFRINKPLQQLKRQLQAQCKLFQASKASEDYLEDLMKLKLGEFHQKAHRNSSFVIISHSKAYDNLISIIKKEGRVCMRLLEPSYKNIASALNLDEKETVEIVNEKAFSDEAITIIRNLKTITPVRRPKTVKKFQNYISNFYKDYEYGEEMTTMLYEELISKEAISQKGERIKYLMI; this is translated from the coding sequence ATGAAATCTTACGTATTTATAGATCATATTTCAGCACAGGATATTAACCCTGAAGGTTTTGATGACAACCGTTGGCAGTTTGTATTCTTTTTAGAAAAGGACTTTAGGATCAACAAACCTCTTCAGCAACTCAAAAGGCAGCTTCAAGCACAGTGCAAGTTGTTTCAAGCTTCCAAAGCATCTGAAGACTACTTAGAGGATTTAATGAAACTAAAACTGGGTGAATTTCATCAGAAAGCTCACCGAAATTCTTCTTTTGTCATAATAAGCCACTCAAAGGCATATGATAACCTGATTTCAATTATCAAAAAAGAAGGAAGGGTATGTATGCGCTTGTTGGAGCCAAGCTATAAAAATATAGCTTCGGCATTGAACCTTGATGAAAAAGAAACTGTAGAAATTGTAAATGAAAAGGCTTTTAGTGATGAAGCCATTACAATTATCAGGAATCTCAAGACAATCACTCCAGTCAGAAGACCAAAAACAGTCAAGAAATTCCAAAATTACATTTCCAATTTCTATAAAGACTATGAATATGGAGAGGAAATGACCACTATGCTATATGAAGAGCTAATCTCTAAAGAAGCCATTTCCCAAAAAGGTGAAAGAATTAAATACCTTATGATCTGA
- a CDS encoding peroxiredoxin-like family protein: protein MKTSFTSVSFSERLLLTAEKLAKTSNPDDLAKYKAIADTLSASDLTNFALQTGDVMPSFALQDVEGKHQKISQIHNRKWLVINIFRGSWCPFCNIELVEYEKHYEKFSTLDAKVIAISPQKIEYNQSLVNQRKLKVELYSDPNCKVAERFRIGYTVPNYLNNIYHNQNVHLEKFNGEGTLKLPIPATYLIDRSGIIRMHFLSLSPYQRLDPSLVIDTIQSLIDSNDK from the coding sequence TTGAAAACTAGTTTCACCTCTGTGTCATTTTCAGAAAGACTCTTGTTAACTGCCGAGAAGTTAGCTAAAACCTCTAACCCGGATGACCTTGCCAAGTATAAAGCAATTGCCGATACACTTTCTGCATCTGACCTTACAAACTTTGCATTACAGACTGGTGACGTCATGCCATCTTTTGCATTACAGGATGTAGAAGGGAAACATCAAAAAATTAGTCAAATACATAACAGGAAGTGGCTTGTCATCAATATATTCAGGGGCAGTTGGTGCCCATTCTGCAACATTGAATTAGTTGAATATGAAAAGCATTATGAGAAGTTCAGTACTTTGGATGCGAAAGTAATTGCGATCTCTCCCCAAAAAATAGAATACAACCAATCTTTGGTAAACCAAAGGAAACTAAAAGTTGAGCTTTACAGTGACCCAAATTGTAAAGTAGCTGAGCGTTTTAGAATAGGTTATACAGTACCAAATTACCTGAACAATATTTACCACAACCAGAATGTCCATCTCGAAAAATTCAATGGAGAAGGCACCCTCAAACTCCCCATCCCTGCCACATATCTGATTGACAGGTCAGGGATTATTAGAATGCACTTTCTGTCGCTAAGCCCTTATCAAAGGCTGGACCCTTCATTGGTCATCGATACCATTCAATCGTTGATTGATTCAAATGACAAGTAA
- a CDS encoding acyl-CoA dehydrogenase family protein, translated as MENATIQHKKRVDDFQSPDFYQLDDLLTDEQLMIRNAAREFVKKEVSPIIEDSAQSAKFPSYLIKKFGEQGLFGPSIPEAYGGGGMCDISYGLIMQEVERGDSGLRSMASVQSSLVMHPIFEYGNESQRMKWLPKLASGEMLGCFGLTEPDFGSNPSGMRTHFTDEGDHYLLNGSKMWITNSPLADIAVVWAKNEAGRVHGLVVEKGMEGFSAPEIHNKWSLRASITGELVFDNVKVPKENLLEGKSGLGAPLKCLDSARYGISWGALGAAMDCYETARKYTLEREQFDKPIAGFQLTQKKLAEMLTEITKAQLLCLRLGQLKNAGKATSAQISMAKRNNVEIALKIAREARQMLGGMGITGEYPIMRHMMNLESVVTYEGTHDIHLLILGHEITGIPAFK; from the coding sequence ATGGAAAATGCGACGATTCAACACAAAAAAAGAGTTGATGATTTTCAATCTCCAGATTTTTATCAGTTAGATGACTTGTTGACAGATGAGCAGTTAATGATTAGAAATGCTGCTCGCGAGTTTGTCAAAAAAGAAGTTTCACCCATTATAGAGGACAGTGCTCAAAGCGCTAAATTCCCTTCTTATCTTATCAAAAAATTTGGGGAACAAGGATTGTTCGGACCTAGTATTCCTGAGGCATATGGTGGCGGTGGAATGTGTGATATTTCCTATGGGCTAATTATGCAAGAGGTTGAGCGAGGCGATTCAGGCTTGCGTTCCATGGCTTCAGTGCAAAGTTCTTTGGTGATGCATCCGATCTTTGAATATGGAAATGAGTCGCAAAGAATGAAATGGTTACCCAAATTGGCAAGCGGGGAGATGTTAGGTTGTTTTGGACTGACAGAGCCTGATTTTGGTTCGAATCCATCAGGAATGAGAACACACTTTACAGATGAGGGGGATCATTACCTGCTAAACGGAAGTAAAATGTGGATTACCAATTCTCCGTTAGCAGATATTGCAGTGGTTTGGGCTAAAAATGAAGCAGGCAGGGTACATGGACTTGTAGTGGAAAAAGGTATGGAAGGCTTTTCAGCACCCGAAATACATAACAAGTGGTCGCTGAGGGCAAGTATCACGGGAGAGTTGGTATTTGACAATGTAAAAGTTCCAAAAGAAAACCTATTGGAAGGGAAAAGTGGATTAGGTGCTCCATTGAAATGTTTGGATAGTGCCCGTTATGGAATCTCATGGGGTGCTTTAGGAGCTGCCATGGATTGCTATGAAACGGCTAGGAAGTACACATTGGAAAGAGAACAGTTCGACAAACCAATTGCGGGTTTTCAGTTAACTCAAAAGAAGCTGGCTGAAATGCTGACTGAAATAACCAAAGCCCAGCTGCTTTGCCTAAGATTAGGGCAATTGAAGAATGCAGGGAAAGCAACTTCAGCACAGATTTCAATGGCTAAGAGAAATAATGTAGAAATAGCACTCAAAATAGCAAGAGAAGCTAGACAGATGTTAGGAGGGATGGGCATCACAGGAGAGTATCCTATCATGAGGCACATGATGAATTTGGAGTCTGTTGTAACATATGAAGGCACTCATGATATCCACCTTCTGATTCTTGGTCATGAAATTACAGGAATACCGGCATTCAAATAA